Part of the Alosa alosa isolate M-15738 ecotype Scorff River unplaced genomic scaffold, AALO_Geno_1.1 AALO_1.0_unplaced_118, whole genome shotgun sequence genome is shown below.
CGTTTTCAGTGTCATAAACTTAAAGGTTTGAGTGAAATAGACACTGTACCAGTTGATGCCTGTTCATCTTTGCATATTGCTGTTATTTTTTTAGGTGCACTGTGTCAGAGGTCAGTGTGGCACTTCTTCTGCGAAAGAGGGGATTGGAGAAGTTGGTGTCCAGCACCAGGAGGTGTTATCCCCTGTGTTCTCAGCAGAGCTTGCCAGTGGTCAGTTATAGTTTTGAGTAAATGTTGTTAACTTCTGGCAATGCATGTCATGCCTGCTAAGGGTTTGCAGCATGAAAAATGTGGCAATATCAGGCCATTTATCATGTATTGATGGACATTTTGAGTAGAATATTGTCTGTCAGGGATGTAAGTTGAGTATAGTATACCTATATGTGGTTTTATGACTTGAGGAAAGTCAAACACTGAATCTCCCTGTGTTCTCTTGTACAGAGACTGAATCAAGATCAGGGTGTCAATCATCCAGAGCCGCGCCAAATGACTCTGCTTGTGAGGTGAGTTTTTGAAATTGACCAATGGTTAGAAGTACTGTGGTGTTCCATGGAACACAATGTTCAGTGTTTTAGTAAACATCTTGCAGCTACAGTGGAAATGTCTATTCAGTATGGATGGTTTTACTAACCATGGTGTCCCCccaacactgttttttttcctgagtgtGCCATACACTGGGAGTTCAATAACAGAAGACTTAGAGTTTGATCAAGGATGTCATTAGAAGTCCAAAGGACCATGTCCTTGCATAACATGAGTTTGTCTGTGTTACAAACTGTCCTCACATAACATGAATATTCCCCTGTgtcacacacagatgtagaaACTACAGCACATGCTTGTAAAGTGGCTAGTTAAGGAATAGCGTTTTGTCTCTTTAATACACATTCTTTCTTGTGGCATCAATATGTACCTACAGTATATGGTGCATTGTCAGCTGTTTCTTGCGGCTTGATGATGTAATTTGTTATGCAGTGACATGCCTTCCTTATCCAAAATGGTTGCTAAATCTTGTTAAATATTCTGTctttgcacatactgtatggagTATTCCTATCTGTACCAGTTGATGCCTGTTCATCTTTGCATATTGCTGTTAATTTTTTTAGGTGCACTGTGTCAGAGGTCAGTGTGGCACTTCTTCTGCGAAAGAGGGGATTGGAGAAGTTGGTGTCCAGCACCAGGAGGTGTTATCCCCTGTGTTCTCAGCAGAGCTTGCCAGTGGTCAGTTATAGTTTTGAGTAAATGTTGTTAACTTCTGGCAATGCATGTCATGCCTGCTAAGGGTTTGCAGCATGAAAAATGTGGCAATATCAGGCCATTTTTCTATGTCTTGATAGACGATATTCTACTCAAAATGTCCGTCAGGGATGTGAGTTGAGTATATTATGCCTTTGTGGTTTTATGACTTGAGGAAAGTCATGCACTGAATCTCCCTGTGTTCTCTTGTACAGAGACCAAATCAAGATCAGGGTGTCAATCATCCAGAGCTATGCCAAATGACACTGCTTGTGAGGTGAGTTTGAATTTACCTGTGTTTTGAAATTGACCAATGGTTAGAAGTACTCTAATGTTCCATGGAACACAATTTTCAGTGTTATAATGATtgtcacatattgtgtgttagtgtaggctatatttaaactgtatttcgagtttaatatcggcatgtcgactttaaagttgaaatgacatttcaactttattctcgaaatgtcgagtttaatctcgtcatggcaaacattttttttttctttgtgtggccctaatactccgtcgtagaaTTATCATTATTTTGACAGCATTAGAAACATATTAATTTGCAGTGGTTTATGGTGTAAGTTCCTTTACTTGGACAATAGCATATCTATACAGtattttactgtttacttttttttattattgtaattAAATGTTTTCTAGTCATTATTTACCACATAGTTAGCATAGAATGTTTTGTTGCGTATGTTGCGTtggtatttaaatatttttcatttttttcttgtcatcctaTACAGTTGCTAAACATTTAGAACATGTGTCTTTAAACTCTGTCTTAGTACAACTTTACAATAAACTTATGTGATATTCAAGTCCTCATCTGCATCATATCTGCATCTGTTCAACTTTTTATACACAGCGAAATAGTGGAAGCTTCCCTTCTGGCCAACACTCCGTTGCAGAGCTTAGTGACCACGCCCATGACTTGGAACCCAATGTTTTCTCTACAGACTTATTCAGAGGTGAGTCCCTGCTTGAAGAAGCAATGCCTGGTAAATACTGGGGTCTTGCAAGGCACTGTGCCTTCATGTCCTGTGTTCTCTTCAACAGACACCGAATTGAGAGCAGAGTGTCAGTCATCCACTCCCACACCAGACAACCCTGCGCATGAGGTTAGTTTGAATTCAGCTGTTTATTTTGGGATGTATGAATGATTAGAAATTATATAGTTTCGTAAGGGACATATTTATCAATGAACTTATTGAACAATTGaaacacattaggaaccgcaaagttggagacatgcataaagacattgcttcaaatttaaaaccggattactctggaatggctaactgtgcaggggaatgctttacacctttatgttcggtaaggtctgctgtttattctgatatatggtttgtcatgtgttgagggaaagttcgcgaagtattccaccaagatgaatgtgtagggagacgggcgcaaaaaaatatgattacattaaagttacttttctcgcgaattgtttaccacaacaactaatcactaacatcgtttaaaggctgagaaaaagctctttcgtgtgatacatgtgatgtctgtgatcaGGCTTCTTCGCAAGTAGTTaagcaaatttgggtgggacagaaatacctttacagagcagcagttctggccatatcggctatggctcacatgatgtactgctttaaatgcattatcgcttcactacccaacacgcgaacaagaaagaaaagaaaccaatgtgcttatgtcgcaatttccgataggcccaggcctagagaaaagacagctatggtaacctaacaattaggatttgctttgcctacactgctgtttggttgtcccaaactttgagacgatccatactcgcattaactgaatcttatcaacccgaactgcgatgttgaGTGAcgggatgcaatgcctaataatctcactgtctttggcataactgctaacagtgcgcctaggcctactgttaaacacctgaaaaatattgagctgctgttttcttttcatgtcgagcactaggcctacgcttgaatgatttatgactgaatggaacgttgcgtttttaaagAACTGCTTATTACGttgtgtgacaaagtttacactaatcatcatcttctaatgtatccttatgttgagatgtccattctctttgccctaggctatcatttgtgtgcGAAGCATGTTttaattaagacagtacacaagctatttttattgtaatattgaacgatttcatgaataaattgtacgcacagtacATTGTACGGCCAAGGcaaggggcaactcttctcttcaatttcccttccaaattaccgtattttccagactataagtcgctcctgagtataagtcgcatcagtcaaaaaatgcgtcatgagcaggaaaaaaacatatataagtcgcacctgactataagtcgcatttatttagaaatgtatttcacaaaatccaaaaccaaaaacggagattatgtaactggattattgaggccaaaaagattaatgaagatgaaggagtgaaggcagccaagaggagggcaggaaggtaattgcaaagcaaaagattcactgaaagaaaatgccatgaggTGCACCAAAATCTTACTagaatgtggagaatacaatgcaatcaagcattttgggcgatgtggagtcacaagctggcagcagattaaatgctcatgagagagaaaaagatgcagttttagacgtgaccgaaaagataggcctataggcccgacggtaattgtaaagcaatttacaaaagattcactgaacaaaaatgctgatatgatgcatgaaaatgtagctaaaaatgtggagaatacaatgcaatcaagcattttgggcgatgtggagtcacaagctggcagcagattaaatgctcacgatagagaaaaagactgttttaaaaggacgtgacctaagctgaggcaagccatgGCAATTGGCCAATAGGCCGGACGGTATTTGTAAAGCAGTTTACAAATGATTcacagaacaaaaatgctgatgtggtacatgaaaatgtagctgtacacattgaggccaaaaatattgagaattctacagggaatgttaatgaaggAGTGAAtggtggcaagaggcaagccgaaggctgctgacaaggcccGACGCTagttgtaaagcaatttacaaaaaaaatcactgaactcaaatgctgatgtggtacatgaaaatttagctaaaaatgtggagaatgcaatcaatcatttttcacgatatattggcacaggctggcatgcagcagaacaattgcttggctggccacctccgagagagcgagaggaaaaaaagatgcacatttaaaaGGGTCTAAATTCCAGCACGGAATTGAGGGTATTGCGAATAAATTATTACTtagtattgagcataataataagtcccgcaaatctagccatcataatgcgagagattcccacacattttaccctgtaccctgtctgacattaatataataatggagcggcctgaatgcgggactattgacggaccaactctgacttcaattgaaccccatgcagagacgcgcacgcaggaccactttgggggtgcctcttttctctctctctctctctctctctctctctctctctctctcacagcaggatttgtcaaattatagcctaggtgcttcAACATCAACTGCTAttgacaggaaaggaaaacaaacatttagcgatcaggaacagtcaggaattttgcaaatacAGAAGCATGACCGCCTAGGCTATAACGTagagaacatggatgacttTGACgttcgattgcggacgtgaatagacagctacagacacggagcgcacattaggcctacttttacttTCTGTGCGTATTCATTACGTGAAGGATAATTAGTAGctaaacagcgatcaaatataACATGGCAGtgcgttttgttttcaaatgttttcatgcatgtctagataacagGTGAGGGATGTTTAGGAgactcgtaaatcctcaaatttaggctgcgcaaagcacagcacatttatttggccatggcttgtattcgagtcagctataatatagtcctttatttcttgcgttttattgtgagacataggcctacttttcgtttggagcggcatgggtaggctatcaaaagcagatgtttaatttaagatttaatttacgtttggactgttgattatattgctaaatatcgggactgatgaccactgaaatctgtggggtatttaatggcttactattaagtttcatagtGTCGGGAATTTCGATTGCCATccacttattgcgagataaggtatccgcgctttcattcattcgtgtgctgtgctgcaagggaaaccttattcTGTATAGCAAAAGATGTCTAAGATAGcctaaatgtagttattttttaaattatgcatgatttactttttttataaaattcataggctgatgcctggcagcaacaattgtgtttaaatgtaggcttcagcctctagctcagaagggTGCGGCATGCGACtagcttgagagcaatgagagcaacgtgttggagactcatggtgtaaatgacttttcattggcaacaataccaaccaacaatataaaatattaagaagagctcttttatgagttaaatttatttgtccaaatctgaggcctggctataaatagaatccctgccataatttgacgatttaggtatgcacgtggtagtgcaagcactaatctctgactgaaagtgcacaggacttgtgcatttgagagcgctctctcgcgcTGTAGATGTAATGTTTCACGTAGggtttatatattatatattttttcatagataagtcgcacctgactataagtcgcaggaccagccaaactatgaaaaaaagtgtgacttatagtctggaaaatacggtacgttttattgtctgaagacatctatcgcaagaatttaacattctaacagcaaagcaaatgcaagctaaccaaagtgcagtcggttctcccgccatggtttttgaaatcgcacacctgctgtatctaaaggcccacgcacataaggcctacgactatcactctacacgccccctgttgcacgtcacaatttaatttactatagctgatcctgcctcctggctccccaaaatgccgcatcatgtgaacagatcagcaggccggcaaattttcacctcgctttcagacacaaaaagacgtcccctcttcccgcaaatatagcgtgatctctgtgtgaaaaggcctattGAATTACAATTATACTGCAGGTACAGTCTGAAAATCTTTGTCGGTACTGATAGTCATCAATTCACACTTTGTTCCCCTGTCTACATCGTTTTCAGTGTCATAAACTTAAAGGTTTGTGTGAAATGGACAGTTGATGCCTGTTGCATATTGCTGTTAATTTTTTTAGGTGCACTGTGTCAGAGGTCAGTGTGGCACTTCTGCGAAAGAGGGGATTGGAGAAGTTGGTGTCCAGCACCTTGCTGTGTTCTCAGTAGAGCTTGCCAGTGGTCAGTTATAGTTTTCAGTAAATGTTGTTAACTTCTGGCAATGCATGTCATGCCTGCTAAAGGTTTGCAGCATGAAAAATGTGGCAATATCAGGCCATTTTTCTATGTCTTGATGGACATTTTGAGTAGAATATTGTCTGTCAGGGATGTGAGTTGAGTATAGTATACCTATATGTGGTTTTATGATTTGAGGAAAGTCAAACACTGAATCTCCCTGTGTTCTCTTGTACAGACACCGAATCAAGATCAGGGTGTCAATCATCCAGAGCCGCGCCAAATGACTGCTTGTGAGGTGAGTTTGAATTTACCTGTGTTTTGAAATTGACCAATGGTTAGAAGTACTGTGATGTTCCATGGAACATAATGTTCAGTGTTTTAGTAAACATCTTGCAGCTACAGTGGAAATGTCTTCTATTCAGTATGGATGGTTTTACTAACCATGGTGTCCCCccaacactgttttttttctgagtgTGCCATACACTGGGAGTTCAATAACAGAAGACAGAGTTTGATCAAGAATGTCATTAGAAGTCCAAAGGACAGTGTCCTTGCATACCATGAGTTTGTATGTGTTACAAACTGTCCTCACATAACATGAATATTCCCCTGTGTCACACACAGATGTAGGAATTACAGCACATGCTTGTAA
Proteins encoded:
- the LOC125290119 gene encoding uncharacterized protein LOC125290119; the encoded protein is WHATSSPPPLVHFHISGPHLKRNLERNTYVIAEPGGWNERTRMNQNWTERTRGDRMPEMNRKKETHEANDRESVELCTIKKRKTETEPSDPVTSVMPRRTTPLQDATNHILAGRDKNSVLEIKYINPVKDLFRDTELRAECQSSTPTPDNPAHEVHCVRGQCGTSSAKEGIGEVGVQHQEVLSPVFSAELASETESRSGCQSSRAAPNDSACEVHCVRGQCGTSSAKEGIGEVGVQHQEVLSPVFSAELASETKSRSGCQSSRAMPNDTACERNSGSFPSGQHSVAELSDHAHDLEPNVFSTDLFRDTELRAECQSSTPTPDNPAHEVHCVRGQCGTSAKEGIGEVGVQHLAVFSVELASDTESRSGCQSSRAAPNDCLDRDQGVNHPEPHQMTLLVRFLCFIKAVYEETMV